One window of Vitis riparia cultivar Riparia Gloire de Montpellier isolate 1030 chromosome 5, EGFV_Vit.rip_1.0, whole genome shotgun sequence genomic DNA carries:
- the LOC117914478 gene encoding preprotein translocase subunit SECE1-like → MALHLSSMQFPVSSSSPSTRLGKITSQLKTSAQIRARAAVISHSVFHRRTISTNAIEQGRQDGPSDEPETVESPPAEPSTAELSELGSEIKKTMKERGETGKEADLWSGVVEEIREIEWPAFGKVLGTTWVVLGVIAGSSVALLTVNAVLTELSDRVFAGKGVQDFFG, encoded by the coding sequence ATGGCGCTTCATCTCTCCTCGATGCAATTTCCAGTGTCATCATCGTCGCCCTCAACCAGACTTGGAAAAATTACATCTCAGCTAAAAACTTCCGCACAAATCAGAGCAAGGGCAGCAGTAATTAGCCACTCTGTCTTCCATCGCCGAACTATATCCACCAACGCCATTGAACAGGGGCGTCAAGATGGCCCCTCGGATGAACCAGAAACGGTCGAGAGTCCGCCCGCTGAACCGAGCACTGCTGAGCTGTCGGAGCTGGGATCAGAAATCAAGAAGACGATGAAGGAGAGAGGAGAGACAGGGAAAGAGGCAGATTTGTGGAGCGGAGTGGTGGAGGAGATAAGAGAGATAGAGTGGCCGGCGTTCGGAAAGGTATTGGGGACTACGTGGGTGGTGCTGGGCGTCATAGCCGGATCCAGCGTTGCGTTGCTTACCGTAAATGCTGTTTTGACTGAACTGTCGGATAGAGTTTTCGCTGGAAAGGGTGTTCAGGATTTTTTTGGATAA
- the LOC117914900 gene encoding transcription repressor OFP11-like yields the protein MSSIIWKNFNLCLSKLKCFPTTLPSSPPSKHDHNRHPSSSSSISSTSSILIKNFNSLYDLTSDSTSKSLTRTTDDFLSTSEDSVDSESPPDFATVFASQRFFFSSPGRSNSIFEASESPPESDAIVNGGVAVHTYSPNPYEDFRRSMQEMAEARELRDVAADWEYLHELLLCYLTLNPKHTHKFIIRAFADLIVCLMSSTASDGRRGSAGPQRHGASQWFA from the coding sequence ATGTCCAGCATCATCTGGAAGAATTTCAACCTCTGTCTCTCAAAATTGAAATGCTTTCCCACGACCCTACCATCCTCTCCGCCTTCCAAACATGACCACAACCGTCATCCATCATCGTCATCATCCATTTCTTCTACCTCGTCAATCCTCATCAAGAACTTCAACTCCCTCTACGACCTCACTTCTGATTCCACCTCCAAATCGCTCACCCGCACGACCGACGACTTTTTATCCACCTCCGAGGATTCTGTTGACTCAGAATCACCTCCTGATTTCGCCACCGTCTTTGCCTCCCAACGCTTCTTCTTCTCATCCCCTGGCCGCTCAAACTCCATTTTCGAGGCCTCGGAGTCCCCGCCGGAGTCTGACGCAATTGTCAACGGAGGCGTCGCGGTTCATACTTACTCACCCAACCCGTACGAGGATTTCCGGCGATCAATGCAGGAGATGGCGGAAGCGAGAGAGTTGAGGGACGTGGCGGCTGATTGGGAATACTTGCATGAGCTGCTCCTCTGCTATCTCACACTCAACCCCAAACACACCCACAAGTTCATCATCCGCGCTTTCGCCGACCTTATCGTTTGCCTCATGTCCTCAACCGCCTCAGATGGCCGCCGGGGCTCAGCCGGCCCGCAAAGACACGGTGCTTCCCAGTGGTTCGcttaa
- the LOC117915450 gene encoding late embryogenesis abundant protein D-34-like, with protein MSQEQPRRPQSDQEPIKYGDVFPVAGSLADKPVAPQDAALMQSAETAVLGQTQKGGPAATMQSAATRNERAGLVGHTDITNAAGDEGVTVTETDVPGRRIITESVAGQVLGQYVEPTPVSQMNPTVTARQAVITIGEALEATAQTAGNKPVDQSDAAAIQAAEVRATGSTIISPTGVAAAAQSAASMNTGLTRDEDKIKLTDVLSNATARLPADKAVTRQDAEGVMSAEMRNNPNLATHPGGVASSVAAAARLNESVV; from the exons ATGAGTCAGGAACAGCCACGACGACCTCAGTCCGACCAAGAGCCAATAAAGTACGGGGACGTTTTTCCGGTGGCGGGAAGCCTCGCAGATAAACCAGTTGCACCTCAAGATGCTGCTCTGATGCAGTCCGCTGAGACTGCGGTGCTTGGACAGACCCAGAAGGGTGGCCCAGCCGCCACCATGCAATCTGCCGCCACCCGCAACGAGAGAGCTGGTCTTGTCGGTCATACCGATATCACTAATGCAGCCGGAGATGAAGGGGTCACCGTTACTGAGACTGATGTTCCCGGTCGACGTATCATCACCGAATCGGTTGCAGGACAG GTTCTTGGACAGTATGTTGAACCGACGCCTGTGTCGCAGATGAACCCGACGGTAACGGCGAGACAGGCTGTGATAACTATAGGTGAAGCACTGGAAGCAACTGCACAAACTGCCGGTAATAAGCCGGTGGACCAAAGTGATGCGGCGGCAATCCAAGCAGCAGAGGTGAGAGCAACCGGCAGTACTATCATAAGCCCAACTGGGGTTGCCGCTGCAGCTCAGTCCGCGGCATCTATGAACACCGGCCTGACTCGAGACGAGGACAAGATTAAGCTTACTGATGTTTTGTCG AATGCGACGGCGAGACTGCCGGCGGATAAAGCTGTAACGCGCCAGGATGCCGAAGGAGTGATGAGTGCGGAGATGCGGAACAACCCGAATTTGGCCACGCATCCAGGTGGAGTGGCATCATCTGTAGCTGCAGCTGCACGCCTGAATGAAAGTGTGGTGTAA
- the LOC117915451 gene encoding uncharacterized protein YwkD, protein MAAAQGVCIHHIARGSADVKRLAKFYQEILGFERVESPNLGVEVVWLRLPPVFTLHLIQKDPESKLPETPWNPSSAVADPKHLTRSHHICFSISNYESFVQTLKEKGIEIFENTQPDGKTKQAFFFDPDGNGLEVGNWEPAMQ, encoded by the exons ATGGCGGCAGCCCAAGGAGTGTGCATCCATCACATTGCCAGAGGGTCAGCCGACGTCAAGCGTCTGGCCAAATTCTATCAAGAG ATCCTAGGGTTTGAGCGGGTAGAAAGCCCTAATTTGGGGGTAGAGGTGGTGTGGCTGAGGCTTCCCCCAGTTTTCACTCTCCATCTCATACAGAAGGACCCTGAATCCAAGCTTCCAGAAACCCCATGGAACCCCTCATCAGCAGTCGCTGACCCTAAGCACCTAACCAGAAGTCATCATATTTGTTTCTCCATCTCCAATTACGAATCCTTTGTGCAAACCCTAAAG GAAAAGGGAATAGAGATTTTTGAGAATACCCAGCCTGATGGGAAAACCAAGCAAGCCTTCTTCTTTGATCCTGATG GTAATGGATTGGAGGTGGGAAACTGGGAACCTGCAATGCAGTAA
- the LOC117914100 gene encoding pentatricopeptide repeat-containing protein At4g14850 — protein sequence MPFLSPNSLASLVESAVSTQCSRLGRAAHAQIIKTLDNPLPSFIYNHLVNMYSKLDLPNSAQLLLSLTPNRSVVTWTALIAGSVQNGRFTSALVHFSNMRRDSIQPNDFTFPCAFKASGSLRSPLVGKQVHALAVKAGQISDVFVGCSAFDMYSKAGLTEEARKMFDEMPERNIATWNAYLSNSVLEGRYDDALTAFIEFRHEGWEPNSITFCAFLNACAGASYLRLGRQLHGFVLQSGFEADVSVANGLIDFYGKCHRVGCSEIIFSGISKPNDVSWCSMIVSNVQNDEEEKACLVFLRARKEGIEPTDFMVSSVLSACAGLSVLEVGKSVHTLAVKACVVGNIFVGSALVDMYGKCGSIEDAERAFDEMPERNLVTWNAMIGGYAHQGQADMAVTLFDEMTCGSHRVAPNYVTFVCVLSACSRAGSVNVGMEIFESMRGRYGIEPGAEHYACVVDLLGRAGMVEQAYQFIKKMPIRPTVSVWGALLGASKMFGKSELGKVAADNLFELDPLDSGNHVLLSNMFAAAGRWEEATLVRKEMKDVGIKKGAGCSWITAGNAVHVFQAKDTSHERNSEIQAMLAKLRGEMEAAGYIPDTSFALFDLEEEEKAMEVWYHSEKIALAFGLISIPAGVPIRITKNLRICGDCHSAIKFISGIVGREIIVRDNNLFHRFRDNQCSCRDYW from the exons ATGCCTTTTCTCAGCCCCAACTCGCTCGCCTCCCTAGTGGAATCGGCCGTGTCAACTCAATGCTCCCGCTTAGGCAGAGCTGCCCATGCTCAGATCATCAAGACCCTCGACAACCCCCTCCCTTCTTTCATTTACAATCACCTTGTCAACATGTATTCCAAACTCGACCTTCCCAACTCAGCCCAACTCCTCCTCTCACTCACCCCCAACCGCTCCGTTGTCACCTGGACCGCTCTCATCGCCGGCTCCGTCCAAAACGGTCGTTTCACCTCTGCCCTCGTTCACTTCTCTAACATGCGCCGTGACTCCATCCAACCCAATGACTTCACCTTCCCCTGTGCCTTCAAGGCTTCCGGCTCGCTTCGTTCTCCTCTCGTCGGGAAACAGGTCCATGCATTGGCGGTCAAGGCCGGTCAGATAAGCGATGTTTTTGTTGGATGTAGTGCTTTTGATATGTACTCCAAAGCGGGCCTCACAGAGGAGGCTAGGAAGATGTTCGATGAAATGCCTGAAAGAAATATTGCGACGTGGAACGCGTATTTATCTAATTCAGTGCTCGAGGGCCGGTATGACGATGCGCTTACTGCATTCATTGAGTTTCGGCATGAGGGTTGGGAACCCAACTCGATAACGTTTTGCGCTTTTCTCAATGCGTGTGCTGGAGCCTCGTATTTGAGGCTTGGGCGTCAGTTACATGGGTTTGTGCTTCAAAGTGGATTTGAGGCGGATGTATCGGTGGCTAATGGACTCATTGATTTTTATGGGAAGTGTCATCGGGTTGGATGCTCGGAAATTATATTCAGTGGCATTTCTAAGCCAAATGATGTTTCTTGGTGCTCAATGATAGTATCAAATGTGCAAAATGATGAGGAAGAGAAGGCCTGTTTGGTCTTCTTGAGGGCTAGGAAAGAAGGCATTGAGCCAACAGATTTCATGGTTTCAAGTGTTCTTAGTGCTTGTGCTGGCCTTTCAGTGCTTGAAGTGGGAAAGTCAGTTCATACGCTTGCTGTGAAGGCTTGTGTTGTGGGCAATATTTTTGTGGGCAGCGCACTTGTTGATATGTATGGAAAATGTGGAAGCATTGAGGATGCCGAGAGGGCATTTGATGAGATGCCTGAGAGGAATTTAGTTACTTGGAATGCAATGATAGGTGGGTACGCACACCAAGGGCAAGCTGACATGGCTGTCACATTGTTCGACGAAATGACATGTGGCAGTCACAGGGTTGCACCTAATTATGTTACATTTGTGTGTGTTTTATCAGCATGCAGCAGGGCTGGGTCAGTGAATGTGGGCATGGAAATTTTTGAGTCAATGAGAGGAAGATATGGAATTGAACCAGGAGCAGAGCATTATGCATGTGTTGTGGACCTGCTTGGGAGAGCAGGAATGGTAGAGCAAGCCTATCAGTTTATAAAGAAAATGCCAATTCGACCAACAGTTTCAGTTTGGGGGGCTCTTTTAGGAGCTTCTAAAATGTTTGGGAAGTCAGAATTGGGAAAGGTTGCCGCCGATAACTTATTTGAACTAGACCCACTAGACTCTGGCAACCATGTTCTGCTTTCAAATATGTTTGCAGCTGCTGGCAG GTGGGAAGAAGCCACACTTGTGAGAAAGGAGATGAAGGATGTCGGGATCAAAAAGGGTGCAGGATGCAGTTGGATCACTGCAGGGAATGCAGTCCATGTCTTCCAAGCAAAGGATACTTCCCATGAGAGAAACTCAGAGATTCAGGCAATGCTGGCAAAGCTGAGGGGGGAAATGGAGGCAGCTGGCTATATACCCGATACCAGTTTTGCTCTGTTTGatctagaagaagaagagaaagcgATGGAAGTTTGGTACCACAGTGAAAAGATTGCCCTTGCTTTTGGCCTCATCTCTATTCCTGCTGGAGTACCCATAAGGATCACCAAAAATCTTAGAATTTGTGGAGATTGTCATAGTGCCATTAAGTTCATTTCCGGCATTGTTGGTAGAGAAATTATTGTGAGAGATAATAATCTATTCCATCGCTTCAGGGATAATCAGTGCTCTTGTAGGGATTATTGGTGA
- the LOC117915459 gene encoding pre-rRNA-processing protein TSR2 homolog — translation MESTNRNGVVASTQGGRLQDGISRHLSQWNGLQMAIQNQWGGRDSHQKSLQLAADIFSWFSESKAPLCVEDLENLLHESMLLSFNTEIEDGSIEQVAEELMIMHEDCQQGNH, via the exons ATGGAATCCACCAACAGAAACGGTGTCGTTGCATCCACTCAAGGTGGTCGTCTGCAGGATGGAATCTCACGGCATTTGTCTCAATGGAAcggtcttcaaatggccatccAAAACCAGTGGGGCGGCCGGGATTCTCATCAGAAGTCTCTTCAACTAGCCGCAGATATCTTCTCTTGGTTCTCAGAGTCCAAAG CACCACTTTGCGTGGAAGATTTAGAAAATTTGCTCCACGAAAGCATGTTGCTTTCTTTCAACACGGAGATAGAGGATGGCAGCATCGAACAG GTTGCAGAAGAATTGATGATTATGCATGAAGACTGCCAGCAAGGAAACCACTGA
- the LOC117914390 gene encoding uncharacterized protein LOC117914390, which yields MSMDKKTVNPEDGLCVRNLEDEVPLGSLSPIDRYSTPPSISSQQKNESMEADIPNETNGFTSGIKKNDLDICPVSPLASGEGLPYAPVDWPNPGDTWSWKVGRRVNKSGFYQDRYLFLPRRLQNSSHRRESFSSKLSLKRYVQKQDPNINIAAFFGSFSWRVPPKRVTPSSITLELCPQPGKEVDQEVRKKSPFTLPRRKRRAAKLPVTTIYKRHTRQSTKWFTRFNADDTGIIDLCSLSKESETSDPTNQDLRSTTDFECDQVSSHQVPISPAGSFVAYCNSPVSCDVPRTELTQGSEDKVIPEDFDNFVDSLDDMLAQPLPEAPLSPPATDNYQAFEDEIAEARIKLSSLLAMDFHLLVSSKDLKELALLSSKLQKDPSLNADQLSKLKLIEEIPVTGKDFLETMQIIEEVNKFFANLTSSMDKATSLRNEYNASKEDIAMLQVDINSSLSTLEEIDDQIAKLQSRRTELSTALKIKNKEVAKLISTQRMVADSLPKVVHEVQLANSKKLEWEQKKKNALKREAEILAKIAPLRGFSL from the exons ATGTCAATGGATAAGAAGACTGTGAATCCGGAAGACGGCCTCTGTGTCAG GAATTTGGAGGATGAAGTCCCGCTTGGCTCTCTCAGCCCAATTGATAG GTACAGTACACCTCCCTCAATCTCTTCTCAGCAAAAGAACGAATCCATGGAGGCTGATATTCCCAATGAAACTAATGGTTTCACATCTggcataaagaaaaatgatcttGATATCTGTCCAGTTTCTCCTCTTGCTTCTGGTGAAGGTCTGCCGTATGCTCCCGTAGATTGGCCAAATCCAGGTGATACTTGGAGCTGGAAGGTGGGGAGGAGAGTAAACAAATCTGGCTTCTATCAGGATAGGTACCTTTTTCTTCCAAGGCGTCTTCAAAACTCCTCACATAGGAGAGAGAGTTTTTCAAGCAAGCTTTCGCTCAAACGATATGTTCAAAAGCAAGACCCAAATATCAACATTGCTGCGTTTTTTGGATCATTCAGTTGGAGGGTCCCTCCAAAAAGAG TGACACCTAGTTCTATTACTCTAGAGTTATGTCCTCAGCCAGGAAAGGAAGTTGACCAAGAAGTGAGAAAAAAATCCCCTTTCACCTTACCCAGAAGAAAAAGGAGAGCAGCTAAATTGCCTGTAACAACCATATATAAGCGACACACTCGACAGTCTACAAAATGGTTTACCCGATTCAATGCTGATGATACAGGCATCATTGATTTGTGTTCCCTGAGCAAAGAATCAGAAACAAGTGATCCAACAAACCAGGATTTGAGAAGTACCACTGATTTTGAGTGTGATCAAGTTTCTAGCCACCAAGTTCCCATTTCTCCTGCAGGTAGTTTTGTTGCTTACTGCAACTCCCCTGTTTCCTGTGATGTGCCCCGTACAGAACTCACTCAAGGATCAGAAGACAAAGTGATTCCTGAAGATTTTGATAACTTTGTTGATTCTCTGGATGATATGCTGGCTCAGCCTCTTCCTGAAGCACCATTATCCCCACCTGCAACTGATAATTATCAAGCTTTTGAAGACGAAATTGCAGAGGCTCGAATAAAACTTTCTTCCTTGCTTGCTATGGATTTCCATCTTTTGGTTTCCTCCAAAGACCTAAAAGAACTTGCATTGCTGTCATCCAAGCTTCAGAAGGATCCTAGCCTTAATGCTGATCAACTTTCTAAACTAAAGCTCATTGAAGAAATTCCAGTTACTGGTAAGGATTTTTTGGAGACCATGCAAATCATAGAGGAAGTTAACAAATTCTTTGCCAACCTGACTTCCAGCATGGACAAGGCTACTTCACTAAGGAATGAATACAATGCATCAAAGGAGGATATAGCCATGCTACAGGTTGATATAAATTCCAGCTTATCAACCTTAGAAGAAATTGATGATCAAATTGCTAAACTTCAATCCCGACGAACTGAGCTGAGTACTGCTCTCaagattaaaaataaggaaGTAGCTAAGTTGATCTCTACTCAGAGAATGGTAGCTGATTCTCTTCCCAAAGTTGTGCATGAGGTTCAGCTTGCAAACTCTAAAAAGCTAGAATGGgagcagaagaagaaaaatgctTTGAAGCGAGAGGCCGAAATCCTTGCGAAAATTGCTCCTCTCAGAGGGTTTTCTCTTTGA